The region CCAAAGACACAAAGTAGTATGCAATAACGTCTGAACTTTTATTGGCCCCTCACTCCCCAGAGGGCATCAATTCTGCCTTCTTAATGCCTCAGAACTTTGGTGTCCGAGGTCTCAGACACCACTTTGCCATCCACAAGCCTGAGGGTGGTGGTCTTCTGGATGGTTTGCCTGGAGTTGCTGCTGTCCACGGCGTCACTAAGACTGTAACAGAAGACCAAGCCCCAGTTATTAAACAGCCTCGCAGAGAGAAGGGAAACAAggagagtggagagagagagaaaaaaaaaaaaagcctcctgaTCTCTGCCTGTATTTCTAAATTCCCCTTGGCTCCTTCCTCCATCAAAGGGAAACCGAAGGCCAAATTACACTTGTGCTCTAAGAAGGGCTAGGGACAATACTTAGTCTGTTCTCTTCTTGGGCTGTGTACAGAGCATCAGTTCAGTGCTCAGTGGATACCAATGAACAGGCCTATTGGGAGCTTACCAAAGCTCAGACTTTGGGGAGAAGTGGCAGCTTGACCCCAGCTTGTATGGGAAGGAGAGCCCCACTCACTTGAAGTCATCCCCATCTTCCAGCAGGCGGCGGTAGGTGTTGATCTCAGCCTCCAGCTTGACCTTGACGTTCAGCAGGGCCTCGTACTCCTGGTTCTGGCGTTGCCCCTCTGCCCGGGTCTGGGCCAGCTCCGACTCCAGGTGCAGCAGAACCCCATTGAGCTGCTCCATCTGCATGGCGTAGCGGGCCTCCACCTCCCTCAGGCTGTTCTCCAAGCTGGCCTTCTATAGAGGCACAGGGAGGAGGGTCAGGTGAGACAGAGTGGAGGGAGTGTCTGCAACTTCCTGAACTCTCTGAAACTTTTTTGAGCACCTATGGATGTGCTAGGTACTAGGGTAATAGGTCAGAGCAGTGGGAAATGCAACGAGAAACAACTCTGAGTGAAAGGAACTTGGATGTAAAGGATAGAATTTGGGTTGAGACCAGATTGGTCAACAGAGGTCAAGGCCAAGTGTGGTTGGGGCAGGTGGAAAGAATGAGGGCTCTCACCAGGTTTCTCATGGAGTCCAGGTCGATCTCCAGGGACTGCACGGTTCGTCTCAGCTCTGTGAGGGTTGTCTCGGCAGCTCCAATCTCAGCGGTCTGCGAGGTGACCACTGTGGTGCTCTCCTCAATCTGTAGGGTGGATAAGATGGTCCTCAGGTCCCTCCTTCTGTCGGCCTCCCTCCCGCACCCCCTTAGTGACGTCTGTGCCTTGCCTGGCATCCATCCCTTCCCTTTTACCTGATGGGACCAGTACTTGTCCAGCTCCTCTCGGTTCTTCCGAGCCAGCTCGTCATACTGAGCCCGGATGTCTGCCATGATCTTGCTCAGGTCCTGAGACTTGGGGGCATCCAACTCCACGGTCAACCCAGAGTTGGCAATCTGGTTTTGTAGACCCTTTACTTCCTAAAAAGGAGAGGGGTGCGAAAGTGAGGTGGGACTCCGTGTCAGAGCTCCAGAAAGGCTCTTCATCTGTGGCTGCCTCTTCTAGGAGGCCTACAGGCTCGGTTGGAGAACAGAACAGAGGAAGCTCTTGGCTTTGTACTCTGGGCAATGCCAGTTCTGGGTCTTCTGCTCCGGATGGGAAAATGCCAGCCATCACTGCCcatgcctatcactcacaggtgGTTTCCCTTTCCTCTACCCGTCCCTCATCTATAGACCTGCTCCTTCTACCTTCCTCCATCACTCTTCCATCACCTCTCACTCCTAGTCAAAGTTTCTCACTTCTGTTTCCACCTTTGTCCTCATCTCATCCTCACACTCACCTCCTTTCGACCTCACCAGGCTCTAATTCAGGTGACCCGCTGAGCATGGCAACAGTCTGATTAAGAAGCATTCAGGCTGGTAGTTCTAAACTTCCCTGCAAGTCTTCTTGCAGGTGGTCTgctgctctctctctcctgccccccaGACTTGTCTTGGCTCCCTGGTTCCTGGCCTGGCTAGGGGCCCCTGCTTGCCTCCTCGTGATTCTTCTTCATAAAGAGCAGCTCCTCTTTGAGGGCCTCGATCTCTGTCTCCAGCTGCAGGCGAGTGACATTGGTGTCATCAATGACCTTGCGGAGCCCGTGGATGTCACTCTCCACAGACTGGCGCATAGCCAGCTCTGTCTCATACCTGTGGGAGTGGAGGCGATCAGAAGGGCCCCGTCTCTGACCCAGCACCTTCTGAGCCCATGCCACCCACTAAGAGCAGCTCCATGCCCACTGCAAGCCACCAAGGTGGCAATCCTCTGAGCACTGTTCTTGGCACTTGGGGACAGTGCTCTTAAATTGCACTCCATGAATGAACTAATTTGATGGAGCCTCTCTTCCACCGAACTCCACCCACAGCTGAAAAACATCCCACTGCGAACCCCCACCTAACCCCAGCTTCCTAGCCCCCCAGCCTTACTTGACTCTGAAGTCATCAGCAGCAAGACGGGCATTGTCAATCTGCAGAACGATGCGGGCGTTGTCCACAGAATTTGCAAAGATCTGGGGGAATTGTGGAGAGAGGAAGCTCCATGAATGGGAAGTCAATGATGGGGCGGGCTGGGTATGCGGAAGGTGTCATGTGTCTCAAGTAAAACAACCTTCCTGGTCCCCAGATTAACTAGGGGCTCTCCTTGTATGCCTACCCCCTTCCACCTGTGCCACCTCATACTgttccctccttttccccagcCCCAAATTCCCACGCTGCCAGTCTCCAGCTGCCCCTCCTTCCAGGCCCCTGCTGGCTGGCCTGCCTGGAAGTGAGCAGCTACTCAGAAGTCCTGTCCCTAGGCCTCTCCTGGCAATTTTTCCCTAGTGCACCTGctcagctccccctcccctccgccccacCACTGGCCTCTCCCACAGGTTGGCCTCCTGTTTACTCCTAGATGACTCAGCCTTAGCCACATCCGCTTAACCCCTCC is a window of Camelus bactrianus isolate YW-2024 breed Bactrian camel chromosome 12, ASM4877302v1, whole genome shotgun sequence DNA encoding:
- the KRT18 gene encoding keratin, type I cytoskeletal 18, yielding MSFSTQSSFSNYRSTGSVQSSYAPRPVSSAASVYAGAGGSGSRISVSRSTSSRGGWGSGNLGTRMVGCVVGVGGIQGEKETMQDLNDRLASYLEKVRSLEADNRRLEIKIREHLEKKGPQVRDWGHYLKTIEDLRAQIFANSVDNARIVLQIDNARLAADDFRVKYETELAMRQSVESDIHGLRKVIDDTNVTRLQLETEIEALKEELLFMKKNHEEEVKGLQNQIANSGLTVELDAPKSQDLSKIMADIRAQYDELARKNREELDKYWSHQIEESTTVVTSQTAEIGAAETTLTELRRTVQSLEIDLDSMRNLKASLENSLREVEARYAMQMEQLNGVLLHLESELAQTRAEGQRQNQEYEALLNVKVKLEAEINTYRRLLEDGDDFNLSDAVDSSNSRQTIQKTTTLRLVDGKVVSETSDTKVLRH